Proteins from a single region of Dysosmobacter acutus:
- a CDS encoding chromate transporter — protein MTYLQLFWEFFKTGLFAVGGGMATLPFLSDIAESTGWYTQAQLMDMLAVSESTPGPIGINMATYVGFTVAGIPGALTATLGEITPCVGVILIVAMLLKNFRHNRYVESAFYGLRPASSGLIAAAGVGVVTEVLIHPAMLAAGNPAAAFDWPGIALAAVLLVLTNWVKPTQKLHPIVFIAASAVIGVALGFGG, from the coding sequence ATGACCTACCTTCAGCTCTTCTGGGAATTTTTCAAAACCGGGCTCTTTGCCGTGGGCGGCGGCATGGCCACGCTGCCCTTTCTCAGCGACATTGCAGAGTCCACCGGCTGGTATACCCAGGCCCAGCTGATGGACATGCTGGCAGTTTCCGAATCCACCCCGGGACCCATTGGAATCAACATGGCCACCTACGTGGGCTTTACGGTGGCCGGAATCCCCGGCGCGCTGACCGCCACGCTGGGCGAGATCACGCCCTGCGTGGGCGTCATCCTGATTGTGGCGATGCTGCTGAAGAACTTTCGGCACAACCGCTATGTGGAGTCGGCCTTTTACGGCCTGCGCCCGGCCTCCAGCGGCCTGATCGCCGCCGCCGGCGTCGGCGTGGTGACCGAGGTGCTGATCCACCCCGCGATGCTTGCAGCCGGCAATCCGGCCGCCGCCTTCGACTGGCCGGGAATCGCGCTGGCCGCGGTGCTTCTGGTGCTGACCAATTGGGTAAAGCCCACTCAAAAGCTGCACCCCATTGTGTTCATCGCCGCCTCCGCGGTGATCGGCGTGGCTCTGGGGTTTGGCGGATGA
- a CDS encoding TetR/AcrR family transcriptional regulator, with protein sequence MGKTYEKSAATRQRIVSAAMSLFRLHGYSNVSVKDIVRESGVAHGSFYTYFKNKDNLLGEYLQTMEDDYFRYHETRMKDPEYSRLDPMEKIYRFLADVNQIMAAPGKDFFRAYNAYTIREMDILGIHNRNYFRILESLLDQARARNQINPAMSNEHILQAAVAMNRGIVTEWSVDGQSGQVSDKDPLLREFCQYIACPDDSSALQK encoded by the coding sequence ATGGGTAAAACATATGAAAAATCCGCCGCCACCCGGCAGCGGATTGTCTCTGCCGCCATGTCCCTTTTTCGCCTGCACGGCTACTCCAACGTGTCCGTAAAGGATATCGTACGGGAGAGCGGCGTGGCCCACGGCAGCTTTTATACGTATTTTAAAAACAAGGACAATCTGCTGGGCGAATACCTCCAAACCATGGAGGACGACTACTTCAGGTACCACGAGACCCGGATGAAGGACCCGGAATACAGCCGGCTGGACCCCATGGAAAAAATCTACCGCTTCCTGGCGGATGTAAACCAGATCATGGCGGCGCCGGGAAAGGATTTTTTCCGGGCCTACAACGCCTATACCATCCGGGAGATGGACATCCTGGGCATTCACAACCGCAACTATTTCCGTATCCTGGAGTCGCTGCTGGATCAGGCCCGGGCCCGGAATCAGATCAACCCGGCCATGTCCAATGAGCACATCCTCCAGGCCGCCGTGGCCATGAACCGGGGCATTGTCACGGAGTGGTCGGTGGACGGGCAGAGCGGCCAGGTGTCGGACAAAGACCCGCTTTTGAGGGAGTTTTGTCAATATATCGCCTGCCCGGACGACTCCTCCGCGCTGCAAAAATAG
- the srtB gene encoding class B sortase, with translation MNRTIRLVLIVLLSLVFVGSGAMILRQMTAYQEGEELYNEAAELVELPDFSLLEQEEVLPAQSSGAEGPTSEKPQIVYVDPYADLLKNMDFSALREVNSDVQGWIVIPGTAISYPLLQGADNDYYLNHTYKKTLSVVGAIFLDSRCGAGLTDFNTIIYGHRMNNGSMFAGLKHYKKQSYWQNHSKVYVTTDEGTFTYRIFSAYEGSASGESYRLSFSSDEKKQDFIDTVCASSVIETGTTPTVNDYVLTLSTCTGNGHANRWIVHAMREGPEVEETPQDPVGQPDSGGAAAQGPDTGSPEVVSPPDASRPETEPGENQPENVPASTDEPLPEGTSSSMGDMPEQESGEGGEQGGTPAPGGSASGPESGGEAAE, from the coding sequence TTGAATCGAACGATACGGCTTGTGCTGATTGTCCTGCTCAGCCTCGTCTTTGTGGGCAGCGGAGCCATGATCCTCCGTCAGATGACCGCCTATCAGGAAGGGGAGGAGCTTTACAACGAGGCGGCGGAGTTGGTGGAGCTGCCGGACTTTTCCCTGCTGGAGCAGGAGGAGGTCCTGCCGGCCCAGTCCTCCGGCGCGGAAGGCCCGACTTCCGAGAAGCCCCAGATCGTCTATGTGGATCCCTATGCGGACCTTTTGAAAAATATGGATTTCTCCGCTTTGCGGGAGGTCAACAGCGATGTGCAGGGCTGGATCGTGATTCCCGGCACCGCCATCTCCTATCCGCTGCTCCAGGGGGCGGACAACGACTACTATCTAAACCACACCTATAAAAAGACGCTCAGCGTGGTGGGCGCTATTTTCCTGGACAGCCGCTGCGGCGCCGGCTTGACGGACTTCAACACCATCATTTACGGCCACAGGATGAACAACGGCTCCATGTTCGCGGGACTGAAGCACTACAAGAAGCAGAGCTATTGGCAAAACCACTCCAAGGTCTATGTGACCACGGATGAGGGGACCTTTACCTACCGAATTTTCTCCGCCTACGAAGGGAGCGCCAGCGGCGAGAGCTATCGCCTGTCCTTTTCCAGCGATGAGAAAAAGCAGGACTTTATAGATACGGTCTGCGCCTCCTCCGTCATTGAAACCGGCACCACGCCGACGGTCAATGACTATGTGCTGACACTCTCCACCTGCACGGGGAACGGTCATGCCAACCGCTGGATTGTCCATGCCATGCGGGAAGGACCTGAGGTGGAGGAGACACCTCAGGACCCTGTCGGCCAGCCCGACTCTGGAGGCGCTGCGGCACAGGGTCCTGATACAGGCAGTCCGGAAGTTGTTTCACCGCCCGATGCAAGCCGGCCGGAAACTGAGCCTGGCGAAAACCAGCCGGAGAATGTCCCGGCCTCCACAGACGAGCCCCTGCCGGAGGGGACTTCCTCTTCAATGGGCGATATGCCGGAACAGGAGAGCGGAGAAGGGGGAGAACAGGGCGGGACGCCTGCTCCCGGCGGCTCCGCCTCAGGTCCGGAGTCAGGCGGCGAGGCCGCGGAGTAA
- a CDS encoding biotin--[acetyl-CoA-carboxylase] ligase: MSKQQVLALLKEHRGDYVSGEGISGQLGITRTAIWKAVDALRKDGYTVEAKTGLGYRLTETPDALTEAEIRSFLGATQVVGRHLICLQEVDSTNTYAKRIAIEGAADGTVVVSDCQTGGRGRMGRSFQSPAGKGVFLSVLLRPDMAPASLISVTALTAVAMCDAVEDACGIRPQIKWTNDLVLGGKKLCGILTEMSLEGESGQLQYLVIGAGVNVGQEAEDFDSGVREIATSLKIALGREISRPRLAASMIQSLDRLYDALRRGCQEDYLKTYRRDCVTLGKAVQLIDAAGNRERVDAMDVDEQFGLVVRCGDGSVRVVRSGEVSVRGMYGYVE, translated from the coding sequence ATGAGCAAACAACAGGTGCTGGCGCTATTGAAGGAGCATCGGGGAGACTATGTCTCCGGAGAGGGGATCAGCGGGCAGTTGGGCATCACCCGCACCGCCATTTGGAAGGCGGTGGACGCCCTGCGCAAAGACGGCTATACAGTGGAGGCCAAGACGGGCCTGGGCTATCGGCTGACTGAAACGCCGGATGCTTTAACGGAGGCGGAGATCAGAAGCTTCCTTGGCGCCACCCAGGTGGTTGGCCGTCATCTGATCTGTTTGCAGGAGGTGGACTCCACCAACACCTATGCAAAGCGCATCGCCATAGAGGGCGCGGCGGACGGCACCGTGGTGGTGTCGGACTGCCAGACCGGCGGCCGGGGCCGCATGGGGCGCAGCTTCCAGTCTCCGGCGGGAAAGGGCGTCTTTTTGAGCGTGCTGCTGCGGCCGGATATGGCTCCGGCCAGTTTGATCTCCGTAACGGCATTGACGGCCGTGGCCATGTGTGACGCGGTGGAAGATGCCTGCGGCATCCGGCCGCAGATCAAGTGGACCAACGATCTGGTGTTAGGCGGGAAAAAGCTCTGCGGCATCCTGACGGAGATGTCCCTTGAAGGGGAGAGCGGGCAGCTGCAGTACTTGGTCATCGGCGCGGGAGTGAACGTGGGCCAGGAGGCGGAGGACTTTGACAGCGGCGTAAGGGAGATCGCCACATCGCTGAAGATTGCCCTGGGCCGTGAAATCTCCCGGCCGCGTCTGGCCGCCTCCATGATCCAATCGTTGGACCGGCTCTATGACGCGCTGCGACGGGGCTGCCAGGAGGACTATCTGAAGACCTACCGGCGGGACTGCGTGACGCTGGGAAAGGCGGTGCAGCTGATCGACGCGGCCGGAAACCGGGAGCGGGTTGACGCGATGGATGTTGATGAGCAGTTCGGCCTTGTGGTCCGCTGCGGCGACGGATCGGTCCGGGTGGTGCGCTCCGGCGAGGTGTCGGTGCGCGGCATGTACGGCTATGTGGAATAA
- a CDS encoding chromate transporter: MKELWELFFTFAKVGGMTFGGGAAMLPILQREIVDHRHWATEEELVDYYAIGQCTPGIIAVNTATFVGQKRRGVSGGIAASLGMVFPSLVIISVLAGVITNFSHLQWVQSAFAGIRVCVCVLIFNATVKLLKKSVVDKRTFVVFLLVLAGGVCLDVSPALFVVLAAAAGIVLKGLEARQA, translated from the coding sequence TTGAAGGAGCTTTGGGAACTGTTCTTCACCTTTGCAAAGGTGGGGGGAATGACATTTGGCGGCGGGGCGGCCATGCTGCCCATCCTCCAGCGGGAGATTGTGGATCACCGGCACTGGGCCACAGAGGAGGAACTGGTGGACTATTACGCCATCGGCCAGTGCACGCCGGGCATCATTGCGGTCAATACGGCCACGTTTGTGGGGCAAAAGCGCCGTGGTGTCTCCGGCGGCATTGCGGCCAGTTTGGGGATGGTGTTCCCCTCACTGGTCATTATCTCCGTCCTGGCGGGAGTGATCACCAACTTCTCCCACCTTCAGTGGGTGCAGAGCGCGTTTGCGGGCATCCGGGTCTGCGTGTGTGTGCTGATTTTTAACGCCACGGTCAAGCTGCTGAAAAAGTCGGTGGTGGACAAGCGGACCTTTGTGGTCTTTTTGCTGGTGTTGGCGGGCGGCGTATGTCTGGATGTGTCGCCGGCTCTCTTTGTGGTGCTGGCCGCTGCCGCCGGTATTGTCCTGAAGGGATTGGAGGCGCGGCAGGCATGA
- a CDS encoding Ig-like domain-containing protein, whose product MSMQKCPKCGELFSDTYRTCPFCEEEEAIAEGRHIKRRGGGRRMAQKDPSPVGPVLIIILILVACVLVYFFFGDSIREKMGFGAASTPGSSQVDDVTPQPPDIPEPDGSGAGSSSSSGSSSGAVTMPEGGGSGSAEGGEGQTPTPSGTAITLSSEDFSFNAGESVKLTATGGSGKYSWSSDDDGIASVNASGIVTAISAGNCTITVTDGTSTATCIARVRKTPSSDTTVPAQSLSLSSTDFTTSVGEKVTLKVNGTSDAVSWASKNSGIATVSGGVVTAVSTGTTTVTATVGGQTLECIVRVK is encoded by the coding sequence ATGAGTATGCAGAAGTGCCCCAAATGCGGAGAGCTTTTTTCCGACACCTACCGGACCTGTCCCTTCTGTGAAGAGGAGGAGGCCATTGCCGAAGGGCGCCACATCAAGCGGCGCGGCGGAGGCCGCCGCATGGCGCAGAAGGACCCCAGCCCCGTGGGGCCGGTTCTGATTATCATTTTGATCTTAGTGGCCTGTGTACTGGTGTATTTCTTTTTTGGAGATTCCATCCGGGAGAAGATGGGCTTTGGAGCTGCTTCCACACCGGGCAGCTCACAGGTGGATGACGTGACGCCCCAGCCCCCGGATATCCCTGAGCCGGACGGCAGCGGGGCGGGCAGTTCCAGCAGTTCCGGCAGCTCCAGCGGAGCTGTGACGATGCCGGAAGGAGGCGGCTCCGGCAGCGCGGAGGGAGGCGAGGGCCAGACCCCCACGCCCTCCGGTACGGCAATCACCCTCTCATCGGAGGATTTCAGCTTCAACGCCGGGGAGTCGGTGAAGCTGACCGCCACAGGCGGCAGCGGCAAATATAGCTGGAGCAGTGACGACGACGGCATTGCCTCGGTCAATGCCAGCGGCATTGTCACCGCGATCTCCGCCGGGAACTGTACCATCACCGTCACCGACGGCACCTCCACCGCCACCTGCATTGCCCGTGTGCGCAAGACGCCCTCCTCCGATACCACCGTACCTGCCCAGTCCCTGTCCCTGAGCTCCACGGACTTTACCACCAGCGTGGGGGAGAAGGTTACGCTGAAGGTCAACGGCACCAGCGACGCCGTATCCTGGGCCAGCAAGAACTCCGGGATTGCCACGGTCTCCGGAGGAGTGGTGACGGCCGTTTCCACCGGAACCACCACGGTCACGGCCACTGTGGGCGGGCAGACCCTTGAGTGCATTGTCCGTGTCAAATAA
- a CDS encoding GNAT family N-acetyltransferase, with protein MRDIVIREIREDKKRYLPLLLLADEQEDMIDRYLDRGRMYVLEEDGTKAVCVVTDEGDGILEIKNLAVEPPYQGRGYGRRLIEFAAQQYGGAFSTLQVGTGDSPLTIPFYEACGFSRSYLVSNFFTDHYDHPIFEGGKQLIDMVYLRRELHSDDGPA; from the coding sequence ATGAGGGACATCGTTATCCGGGAGATCAGGGAGGATAAGAAGAGATATCTTCCCCTCCTTTTGCTGGCCGATGAGCAGGAGGACATGATAGACCGGTATCTGGACCGGGGCCGCATGTATGTTCTGGAGGAGGACGGCACAAAAGCGGTCTGCGTGGTAACGGATGAAGGGGACGGAATACTGGAGATCAAGAATCTTGCCGTGGAGCCGCCGTACCAGGGCAGGGGATACGGCAGGCGGCTGATCGAGTTTGCGGCGCAGCAATATGGAGGGGCGTTTTCCACCCTTCAGGTGGGCACGGGGGACAGCCCGCTCACCATTCCCTTTTACGAGGCCTGCGGCTTTTCAAGATCCTATCTGGTCAGTAACTTTTTCACCGACCACTACGACCACCCGATCTTTGAGGGCGGAAAGCAGCTGATCGACATGGTGTACCTCAGACGTGAGCTGCATTCAGATGATGGGCCGGCGTGA